One part of the Phragmites australis chromosome 3, lpPhrAust1.1, whole genome shotgun sequence genome encodes these proteins:
- the LOC133911904 gene encoding uncharacterized protein LOC133911904 isoform X4, which produces MYGQGGSFNPHYRHGAPPPQQQQGGVTGPFPQHPPPRPPQPPPFQQHPGTRPPPGPYQHGMPPLQNQAYPYAQHGQMHQVPMVPQQRGFAPMPMPGPPRPPPQQAMYQVPQQYPMPGPLPPPPPRPPSFAPENVLPPSGPPPPPPPPPPCSPPPLPPAPPTPVVAQSWNAEVEGKEGAPDGGRDAKTEEAATQLIVSDDSDMDMDGDENLPSRQHLNPANYSRVTAECIGDVNVPKSVSDVLGLNNDNAKTANVTVECGSPFRLIQGYASDDIEDEVDACAASSLVLSPKDNEHSHPSDRNTESGHQKLTNAEGIVNAPPGAKQNDEARKYHPKDESNPVRHNTDVLGHLVKKELSGSEFDGVRRSKRHGRSQRKRSRSKSPQDKSRSPLGRNKCSPSRSSSPGRQSRLPLAKRVHPAGEGKVSEGRISQQESLSGTKKLDSSNDLIGKGGDNAAPDVALGQHGPGDNLTSESSQSVAASANASDPHKMQIPGPPSQSQAELNKSSAGNQSHVSQSSAGVPFASVNATENSMAYHTPQSHPRSLCPPEQMSSGFTPVHLSSSNMIHLPGQPLLASSEIPQMQYQHNVIAPANEFLQNQMRSYPAPDQSHPRPLDFHHHMLQPTVPSHQQPAAVPVENAPGPPPDRWSEYSGGVGLSYHQLPYGQQQPPGSSDSGTRFVYPSLHRFPSNLPGSGDLDPISNVGLPKSSIKPHYNPFASTFEQIDPSLNVDPSVSPNAVGSASTKAVEHINTPSPFGQSFPGSGTHAHESSAEVVPNVQKQFRSGYTSGAPYDPLLDSIEPSSSSINKIDLGIEKKRSADDSRDASKQMNIEVDSENMHGLGVVAESEVEGLGEVAADTEAGVVENASPEFLGARDWSSDIPGDIDNDQSLDKGKRSKDSRSMKLFKVAIADFVKEVLKPSWRQGNMSKEAFKTIVKKTVYKVSNSVPSSHMPKTPAKIKQYVQSSQRKVTKLVMSCLVQ; this is translated from the exons ATGTACGGGCAGGGAGGGAGCTTTAATCCGCACTATCGCCATggcgcgccgccgcctcagcagcagcaaggtgGGGTAACGGGGCCATTCCCCCAGCATCCGCCACCGCGGCCACCGCAGCCACCACCATTCCAGCAGCACCCAGGAACGCGGCCGCCGCCCGGGCCATACCAGCACGGCATGCCGCCGCTTCAGAACCAGGCGTATCCCTATGCCCAGCACGGTCAGATGCATCAGGTGCCAATGGTGCCGCAGCAGAGGGGTTTTGCGCCGATGCCAATGCCAGGgccgccccggccgccgccgcaacAAGCTATGTATCAAGTCCCTCAACAGTATCCCATGCCAGGCCCTCtccctccaccaccgcctcggCCACCCAGCTTTGCTCCGGAGAATGTGCTGCCTCCATCTggcccaccacctcctcctccaccaccgccaccgtgTTCTCCCCCTCCTTTGCCCCCCGCACCTCCCACTCCTGTAGTTGCGCAGTCATGGAATGCGGAGGTAGAAGGAAAAGAAGGCGCACCTGATGGAGGTCGTGATGCCAAAACTGAGGAAGCAGCGACTCAGCTAATTGTGTCTGATGACTCAGACATGGATATGGATG GGGATGAGAACTTGCCATCAAGACAACATCTTAATCCAGCCAATTATTCCCGTGTGACTGCTGAATGTATCGGAGATGTTAATGTGCCAAAGTCTGTCAGTGATGTTTTGGGCCTTAACAATGATAATGCTAAAACTGCAAATGTAACTGTGGAATGTGGGAGCCCATTCCGATTAATACAAGGTTATGCCTCAGATGACATTGAAGATGAGGTGGATGCTTGTGCTGCCAGCAGCCTTGTGCTATCGCCTAAAGATAATGAACATAGTCATCCGAGTGACAGAAATACTGAAAGTGGTCATCAGAAACTTACTAATGCAGAGGGAATTGTGAATGCCCCTCCTGGCGCCAAGCAAAATGATGAGGCTAGAAAGTATCATCCCAAGGATGAGAGCAACCCAGTGAGGCACAATACAGATGTGCTTGGGCATTTAGTCAAAAAAGAGTTAAGTGGCAGTGAGTTTGATGGAGTGCGAAGGAGTAAAAGGCATGGGAGGAGCCAAAGGAAAAGAAGCCGTAGCAAGTCACCTCAGGATAAGAGTCGTAGTCCGTTGGGGAGAAACAAGTGCAGTCCATCCCGAAG TTCatcacctggaaggcaaagCAGGTTGCCACTTGCGAAGCGGGTTCATCCTGCTGGAGAAGGTAAGGTTTCAGAAGGTAGAATTTCTCAGCAAGAGAGCCTGTCGGGGACAAAGAAATTGGATAGTTCGAATGATTTAATTGGCAAAGGGGGAGATAATGCTGCACCTGATGTTGCCCTTGGACAGCATGGTCCTGGTGACAATTTAACTTCTGAGTCTTCTCAATCAGTGGCTGCTTCTGCAAATGCATCTGATCCTCATAAGATGCAAATACCAGGTCCCCCATCTCAGTCTCAAGCAGAATTAAATAAGTCATCGGCTGGTAATCAAAGTCATGTGAGCCAATCTTCTGCAGGTGTCCCATTCGCATCAGTTAATGCTACCGAGAACTCCATGGCTTATCATACGCCCCAGTCTCATCCTCGGAGCTTGTGTCCTCCAGAACAGATGTCATCTGGTTTCACACCAGTTCATCTGTCATCCTCAAATATGATTCATCTACCAGGACAACCATTACTTGCAAGTTCAGAAATCCCTCAAATGCAATACCAGCATAATGTTATTGCGCCGGCAAATGAGTTCCTGCAGAATCAGATGAGAAGCTACCCTGCACCAGATCAGTCTCATCCTCGGCCGTTGGATTTCCATCATCATATGCTCCAGCCAACAGTTCCTTCTCACCAGCAGCCTGCTGCCGTTCCTGTTGAAAATGCTCCAGGACCTCCTCCAGACAGATGGTCGGAGTATTCTGGTGGTGTAGGTCTATCTTATCATCAGCTTCCATATGGTCAGCAGCAGCCTCCTGGGAGTTCGGATTCAGGAACTCGCTTTGTTTACCCTTCTTTACATAGATTCCCATCAAATCTACCTGGAAGTGGCGATCTTGATCCCATATCTAATGTTGGTTTGCCTAAATCATCCATCAAACCCCACTATAACCCATTTGCATCTACCTTTGAACAAATAGATCCAAGTCTAAATGTTGATCCTTCAGTCAGCCCAAATGCAGTTGGCTCTGCTTCAACAAAAGCAGTAGAACACATAAATACACCATCTCCTTTTGGTCAATCATTTCCTGGATCTGGAACCCATGCCCATGAAAGTTCTGCAGAAGTTGTGCCCAATGTACAAAAACAATTTCGTTCGGGGTATACTTCTGGTGCTCCTTATGATCCCCTGCTTGACAGTATTGAACCATCGAGCAGTTCAATCAACAAGATTGATCTTGGTATAGAGAAAAAACGGAGTGCTGATGATAGCCGTGATGCGTCGAAACAGATGAACATAGAAGTGGATAGTGAAAATATGCATGGACTAGGTGTTGTTGCTGAATCAGAAGTTGAAGGACTGGGAGAGGTGGCAGCAGACACTGAAGCAGGTGTGGTGGAGAATGCAAGTCCTGAGTTCTTGGGTGCTAGAGACTGGAGCTCGGATATACCGGGTGATATTGACAACGATCAATCGTTGGATAAAGGTAAAAGGAGTAAGGATTCTAGATCAATGAAGCTTTTTAAGGTTGCCATTGCAGATTTTGTAAAGGAAGTTCTTAAGCCATCATGGAGGCAGGGTAACATGAGCAAAGAGGCTTTCAAAACTATTGTCAAGAAAACAGTTTATAAGGTTTCTAATTCTGTCCCTAGCAGTCATATGCCGAAAACGCCTGCCAAGATTAAACAGTATGTACAGTCCTCTCAAAGGAAGGTGACCAAATTAGTAATG TCATGTCTGGTCCAGTAA
- the LOC133911904 gene encoding uncharacterized protein LOC133911904 isoform X5, translated as MYGQGGSFNPHYRHGAPPPQQQQGGVTGPFPQHPPPRPPQPPPFQQHPGTRPPPGPYQHGMPPLQNQAYPYAQHGQMHQVPMVPQQRGFAPMPMPGPPRPPPQQAMYQVPQQYPMPGPLPPPPPRPPSFAPENVLPPSGPPPPPPPPPPCSPPPLPPAPPTPVVAQSWNAEVEGKEGAPDGGRDAKTEEAATQLIVSDDSDMDMDGDENLPSRQHLNPANYSRVTAECIGDVNVPKSVSDVLGLNNDNAKTANVTVECGSPFRLIQGYASDDIEDEVDACAASSLVLSPKDNEHSHPSDRNTESGHQKLTNAEGIVNAPPGAKQNDEARKYHPKDESNPVRHNTDVLGHLVKKELSGSEFDGVRRSKRHGRSQRKRSRSKSPQDKSRSPLGRNKCSPSRSSSPGRQSRLPLAKRVHPAGEGKVSEGRISQQESLSGTKKLDSSNDLIGKGGDNAAPDVALGQHGPGDNLTSESSQSVAASANASDPHKMQIPGPPSQSQAELNKSSAGNQSHVSQSSAGVPFASVNATENSMAYHTPQSHPRSLCPPEQMSSGFTPVHLSSSNMIHLPGQPLLASSEIPQMQYQHNVIAPANEFLQNQMRSYPAPDQSHPRPLDFHHHMLQPTVPSHQQPAAVPVENAPGPPPDRWSEYSGGVGLSYHQLPYGQQQPPGSSDSGTRFVYPSLHRFPSNLPGSGDLDPISNVGLPKSSIKPHYNPFASTFEQIDPSLNVDPSVSPNAVGSASTKAVEHINTPSPFGQSFPGSGTHAHESSAEVVPNVQKQFRSGYTSGAPYDPLLDSIEPSSSSINKIDLGIEKKRSADDSRDASKQMNIEVDSENMHGLGVVAESEVEGLGEVAADTEAGVVENASPEFLGARDWSSDIPGDIDNDQSLDKGKRSKDSRSMKLFKVAIADFVKEVLKPSWRQGNMSKEAFKTIVKKTVYKVSNSVPSSHMPKTPAKIKQYVQSSQRKVTKLVM; from the exons ATGTACGGGCAGGGAGGGAGCTTTAATCCGCACTATCGCCATggcgcgccgccgcctcagcagcagcaaggtgGGGTAACGGGGCCATTCCCCCAGCATCCGCCACCGCGGCCACCGCAGCCACCACCATTCCAGCAGCACCCAGGAACGCGGCCGCCGCCCGGGCCATACCAGCACGGCATGCCGCCGCTTCAGAACCAGGCGTATCCCTATGCCCAGCACGGTCAGATGCATCAGGTGCCAATGGTGCCGCAGCAGAGGGGTTTTGCGCCGATGCCAATGCCAGGgccgccccggccgccgccgcaacAAGCTATGTATCAAGTCCCTCAACAGTATCCCATGCCAGGCCCTCtccctccaccaccgcctcggCCACCCAGCTTTGCTCCGGAGAATGTGCTGCCTCCATCTggcccaccacctcctcctccaccaccgccaccgtgTTCTCCCCCTCCTTTGCCCCCCGCACCTCCCACTCCTGTAGTTGCGCAGTCATGGAATGCGGAGGTAGAAGGAAAAGAAGGCGCACCTGATGGAGGTCGTGATGCCAAAACTGAGGAAGCAGCGACTCAGCTAATTGTGTCTGATGACTCAGACATGGATATGGATG GGGATGAGAACTTGCCATCAAGACAACATCTTAATCCAGCCAATTATTCCCGTGTGACTGCTGAATGTATCGGAGATGTTAATGTGCCAAAGTCTGTCAGTGATGTTTTGGGCCTTAACAATGATAATGCTAAAACTGCAAATGTAACTGTGGAATGTGGGAGCCCATTCCGATTAATACAAGGTTATGCCTCAGATGACATTGAAGATGAGGTGGATGCTTGTGCTGCCAGCAGCCTTGTGCTATCGCCTAAAGATAATGAACATAGTCATCCGAGTGACAGAAATACTGAAAGTGGTCATCAGAAACTTACTAATGCAGAGGGAATTGTGAATGCCCCTCCTGGCGCCAAGCAAAATGATGAGGCTAGAAAGTATCATCCCAAGGATGAGAGCAACCCAGTGAGGCACAATACAGATGTGCTTGGGCATTTAGTCAAAAAAGAGTTAAGTGGCAGTGAGTTTGATGGAGTGCGAAGGAGTAAAAGGCATGGGAGGAGCCAAAGGAAAAGAAGCCGTAGCAAGTCACCTCAGGATAAGAGTCGTAGTCCGTTGGGGAGAAACAAGTGCAGTCCATCCCGAAG TTCatcacctggaaggcaaagCAGGTTGCCACTTGCGAAGCGGGTTCATCCTGCTGGAGAAGGTAAGGTTTCAGAAGGTAGAATTTCTCAGCAAGAGAGCCTGTCGGGGACAAAGAAATTGGATAGTTCGAATGATTTAATTGGCAAAGGGGGAGATAATGCTGCACCTGATGTTGCCCTTGGACAGCATGGTCCTGGTGACAATTTAACTTCTGAGTCTTCTCAATCAGTGGCTGCTTCTGCAAATGCATCTGATCCTCATAAGATGCAAATACCAGGTCCCCCATCTCAGTCTCAAGCAGAATTAAATAAGTCATCGGCTGGTAATCAAAGTCATGTGAGCCAATCTTCTGCAGGTGTCCCATTCGCATCAGTTAATGCTACCGAGAACTCCATGGCTTATCATACGCCCCAGTCTCATCCTCGGAGCTTGTGTCCTCCAGAACAGATGTCATCTGGTTTCACACCAGTTCATCTGTCATCCTCAAATATGATTCATCTACCAGGACAACCATTACTTGCAAGTTCAGAAATCCCTCAAATGCAATACCAGCATAATGTTATTGCGCCGGCAAATGAGTTCCTGCAGAATCAGATGAGAAGCTACCCTGCACCAGATCAGTCTCATCCTCGGCCGTTGGATTTCCATCATCATATGCTCCAGCCAACAGTTCCTTCTCACCAGCAGCCTGCTGCCGTTCCTGTTGAAAATGCTCCAGGACCTCCTCCAGACAGATGGTCGGAGTATTCTGGTGGTGTAGGTCTATCTTATCATCAGCTTCCATATGGTCAGCAGCAGCCTCCTGGGAGTTCGGATTCAGGAACTCGCTTTGTTTACCCTTCTTTACATAGATTCCCATCAAATCTACCTGGAAGTGGCGATCTTGATCCCATATCTAATGTTGGTTTGCCTAAATCATCCATCAAACCCCACTATAACCCATTTGCATCTACCTTTGAACAAATAGATCCAAGTCTAAATGTTGATCCTTCAGTCAGCCCAAATGCAGTTGGCTCTGCTTCAACAAAAGCAGTAGAACACATAAATACACCATCTCCTTTTGGTCAATCATTTCCTGGATCTGGAACCCATGCCCATGAAAGTTCTGCAGAAGTTGTGCCCAATGTACAAAAACAATTTCGTTCGGGGTATACTTCTGGTGCTCCTTATGATCCCCTGCTTGACAGTATTGAACCATCGAGCAGTTCAATCAACAAGATTGATCTTGGTATAGAGAAAAAACGGAGTGCTGATGATAGCCGTGATGCGTCGAAACAGATGAACATAGAAGTGGATAGTGAAAATATGCATGGACTAGGTGTTGTTGCTGAATCAGAAGTTGAAGGACTGGGAGAGGTGGCAGCAGACACTGAAGCAGGTGTGGTGGAGAATGCAAGTCCTGAGTTCTTGGGTGCTAGAGACTGGAGCTCGGATATACCGGGTGATATTGACAACGATCAATCGTTGGATAAAGGTAAAAGGAGTAAGGATTCTAGATCAATGAAGCTTTTTAAGGTTGCCATTGCAGATTTTGTAAAGGAAGTTCTTAAGCCATCATGGAGGCAGGGTAACATGAGCAAAGAGGCTTTCAAAACTATTGTCAAGAAAACAGTTTATAAGGTTTCTAATTCTGTCCCTAGCAGTCATATGCCGAAAACGCCTGCCAAGATTAAACAGTATGTACAGTCCTCTCAAAGGAAGGTGACCAAATTAGTAATG TAA
- the LOC133911904 gene encoding uncharacterized protein LOC133911904 isoform X3 produces the protein MYGQGGSFNPHYRHGAPPPQQQQGGVTGPFPQHPPPRPPQPPPFQQHPGTRPPPGPYQHGMPPLQNQAYPYAQHGQMHQVPMVPQQRGFAPMPMPGPPRPPPQQAMYQVPQQYPMPGPLPPPPPRPPSFAPENVLPPSGPPPPPPPPPPCSPPPLPPAPPTPVVAQSWNAEVEGKEGAPDGGRDAKTEEAATQLIVSDDSDMDMDGDENLPSRQHLNPANYSRVTAECIGDVNVPKSVSDVLGLNNDNAKTANVTVECGSPFRLIQGYASDDIEDEVDACAASSLVLSPKDNEHSHPSDRNTESGHQKLTNAEGIVNAPPGAKQNDEARKYHPKDESNPVRHNTDVLGHLVKKELSGSEFDGVRRSKRHGRSQRKRSRSKSPQDKSRSPLGRNKCSPSRSSSPGRQSRLPLAKRVHPAGEGKVSEGRISQQESLSGTKKLDSSNDLIGKGGDNAAPDVALGQHGPGDNLTSESSQSVAASANASDPHKMQIPGPPSQSQAELNKSSAGNQSHVSQSSAGVPFASVNATENSMAYHTPQSHPRSLCPPEQMSSGFTPVHLSSSNMIHLPGQPLLASSEIPQMQYQHNVIAPANEFLQNQMRSYPAPDQSHPRPLDFHHHMLQPTVPSHQQPAAVPVENAPGPPPDRWSEYSGGVGLSYHQLPYGQQQPPGSSDSGTRFVYPSLHRFPSNLPGSGDLDPISNVGLPKSSIKPHYNPFASTFEQIDPSLNVDPSVSPNAVGSASTKAVEHINTPSPFGQSFPGSGTHAHESSAEVVPNVQKQFRSGYTSGAPYDPLLDSIEPSSSSINKIDLGIEKKRSADDSRDASKQMNIEVDSENMHGLGVVAESEVEGLGEVAADTEAGVVENASPEFLGARDWSSDIPGDIDNDQSLDKGKRSKDSRSMKLFKVAIADFVKEVLKPSWRQGNMSKEAFKTIVKKTVYKVSNSVPSSHMPKTPAKIKQYVQSSQRKVTKLVMGYVDKYAKL, from the exons ATGTACGGGCAGGGAGGGAGCTTTAATCCGCACTATCGCCATggcgcgccgccgcctcagcagcagcaaggtgGGGTAACGGGGCCATTCCCCCAGCATCCGCCACCGCGGCCACCGCAGCCACCACCATTCCAGCAGCACCCAGGAACGCGGCCGCCGCCCGGGCCATACCAGCACGGCATGCCGCCGCTTCAGAACCAGGCGTATCCCTATGCCCAGCACGGTCAGATGCATCAGGTGCCAATGGTGCCGCAGCAGAGGGGTTTTGCGCCGATGCCAATGCCAGGgccgccccggccgccgccgcaacAAGCTATGTATCAAGTCCCTCAACAGTATCCCATGCCAGGCCCTCtccctccaccaccgcctcggCCACCCAGCTTTGCTCCGGAGAATGTGCTGCCTCCATCTggcccaccacctcctcctccaccaccgccaccgtgTTCTCCCCCTCCTTTGCCCCCCGCACCTCCCACTCCTGTAGTTGCGCAGTCATGGAATGCGGAGGTAGAAGGAAAAGAAGGCGCACCTGATGGAGGTCGTGATGCCAAAACTGAGGAAGCAGCGACTCAGCTAATTGTGTCTGATGACTCAGACATGGATATGGATG GGGATGAGAACTTGCCATCAAGACAACATCTTAATCCAGCCAATTATTCCCGTGTGACTGCTGAATGTATCGGAGATGTTAATGTGCCAAAGTCTGTCAGTGATGTTTTGGGCCTTAACAATGATAATGCTAAAACTGCAAATGTAACTGTGGAATGTGGGAGCCCATTCCGATTAATACAAGGTTATGCCTCAGATGACATTGAAGATGAGGTGGATGCTTGTGCTGCCAGCAGCCTTGTGCTATCGCCTAAAGATAATGAACATAGTCATCCGAGTGACAGAAATACTGAAAGTGGTCATCAGAAACTTACTAATGCAGAGGGAATTGTGAATGCCCCTCCTGGCGCCAAGCAAAATGATGAGGCTAGAAAGTATCATCCCAAGGATGAGAGCAACCCAGTGAGGCACAATACAGATGTGCTTGGGCATTTAGTCAAAAAAGAGTTAAGTGGCAGTGAGTTTGATGGAGTGCGAAGGAGTAAAAGGCATGGGAGGAGCCAAAGGAAAAGAAGCCGTAGCAAGTCACCTCAGGATAAGAGTCGTAGTCCGTTGGGGAGAAACAAGTGCAGTCCATCCCGAAG TTCatcacctggaaggcaaagCAGGTTGCCACTTGCGAAGCGGGTTCATCCTGCTGGAGAAGGTAAGGTTTCAGAAGGTAGAATTTCTCAGCAAGAGAGCCTGTCGGGGACAAAGAAATTGGATAGTTCGAATGATTTAATTGGCAAAGGGGGAGATAATGCTGCACCTGATGTTGCCCTTGGACAGCATGGTCCTGGTGACAATTTAACTTCTGAGTCTTCTCAATCAGTGGCTGCTTCTGCAAATGCATCTGATCCTCATAAGATGCAAATACCAGGTCCCCCATCTCAGTCTCAAGCAGAATTAAATAAGTCATCGGCTGGTAATCAAAGTCATGTGAGCCAATCTTCTGCAGGTGTCCCATTCGCATCAGTTAATGCTACCGAGAACTCCATGGCTTATCATACGCCCCAGTCTCATCCTCGGAGCTTGTGTCCTCCAGAACAGATGTCATCTGGTTTCACACCAGTTCATCTGTCATCCTCAAATATGATTCATCTACCAGGACAACCATTACTTGCAAGTTCAGAAATCCCTCAAATGCAATACCAGCATAATGTTATTGCGCCGGCAAATGAGTTCCTGCAGAATCAGATGAGAAGCTACCCTGCACCAGATCAGTCTCATCCTCGGCCGTTGGATTTCCATCATCATATGCTCCAGCCAACAGTTCCTTCTCACCAGCAGCCTGCTGCCGTTCCTGTTGAAAATGCTCCAGGACCTCCTCCAGACAGATGGTCGGAGTATTCTGGTGGTGTAGGTCTATCTTATCATCAGCTTCCATATGGTCAGCAGCAGCCTCCTGGGAGTTCGGATTCAGGAACTCGCTTTGTTTACCCTTCTTTACATAGATTCCCATCAAATCTACCTGGAAGTGGCGATCTTGATCCCATATCTAATGTTGGTTTGCCTAAATCATCCATCAAACCCCACTATAACCCATTTGCATCTACCTTTGAACAAATAGATCCAAGTCTAAATGTTGATCCTTCAGTCAGCCCAAATGCAGTTGGCTCTGCTTCAACAAAAGCAGTAGAACACATAAATACACCATCTCCTTTTGGTCAATCATTTCCTGGATCTGGAACCCATGCCCATGAAAGTTCTGCAGAAGTTGTGCCCAATGTACAAAAACAATTTCGTTCGGGGTATACTTCTGGTGCTCCTTATGATCCCCTGCTTGACAGTATTGAACCATCGAGCAGTTCAATCAACAAGATTGATCTTGGTATAGAGAAAAAACGGAGTGCTGATGATAGCCGTGATGCGTCGAAACAGATGAACATAGAAGTGGATAGTGAAAATATGCATGGACTAGGTGTTGTTGCTGAATCAGAAGTTGAAGGACTGGGAGAGGTGGCAGCAGACACTGAAGCAGGTGTGGTGGAGAATGCAAGTCCTGAGTTCTTGGGTGCTAGAGACTGGAGCTCGGATATACCGGGTGATATTGACAACGATCAATCGTTGGATAAAGGTAAAAGGAGTAAGGATTCTAGATCAATGAAGCTTTTTAAGGTTGCCATTGCAGATTTTGTAAAGGAAGTTCTTAAGCCATCATGGAGGCAGGGTAACATGAGCAAAGAGGCTTTCAAAACTATTGTCAAGAAAACAGTTTATAAGGTTTCTAATTCTGTCCCTAGCAGTCATATGCCGAAAACGCCTGCCAAGATTAAACAGTATGTACAGTCCTCTCAAAGGAAGGTGACCAAATTAGTAATG GGCTATGTTGACAAGTATGCGAAGCTATAG